A genome region from Zootoca vivipara chromosome 11, rZooViv1.1, whole genome shotgun sequence includes the following:
- the ERCC8 gene encoding DNA excision repair protein ERCC-8 isoform X3 gives MEVVLTPWILNLWKVDTCFQAALMALLYCMILKTLAENHAIPAKLFVLWEVGTKSPKVQLCDLKSGSCSHILQGHKQEILAVSWSPRYEYILATASADSRVKLWDVRRASACLITLDQHNGEKSKASSEAENTAHNGRVNGLCFTNDGLHLLTFGTDDRMRLWNSSSGENTLVNYGKVCNESRKGLKFTVSHGCSPEFAFVPYSSTIAIYTIYSGNRMAMLGGHYSSVDCCVFQPNFQELYSGGRDGNILAWVPSLREPEPDDTSQELRPQKRLNPAFEDAWSSSDDDG, from the exons CATGCTTTCAGGCGGCACTGATGGCGTTATTGTATTGTATGATCTTGAAAACCTTAGCCGAAAACCATGCTATACCTGCAAAGCTGTTTGTTCTGTGGGAAG TTGGTACCAAAAGCCCCAAGGTACAGCTTTGTGACTTGAAGTCTGGATCATGTTCTCACATTCTGCAGG GTCACAAACAAGAAATTCTAGCAGTATCTTGGTCACCGCGTTATGAATATATTTTAGCAACTGCAAG TGCTGACAGTAGAGTGAAACTCTGGGATGTAAGGAGAGCATCTGCTTGTCTGATTACTCTTGATCAACATAATGGTGAAAAGTCAAAAGCATCTTCTGAAGCAG AAAATACTGCCCATAATGGAAGAGTTAATGGCTTGTGCTTCACAAATGATGGACTTCACCTTTTAACATTTGGTACAGATGACCGCATGAGACTCTGGAACAGTTCCAGTGGAGAGAACACATTA GTGAATTACGGGAAGGTGTGCAATGAAAGTAGAAAAGGACTCAAATTTACAGTCTCGCATGGCTGTAGTCCGGAATTTGCATTTGTGCCATACAGTAGCACTATTGCTATTTATACAATTTACTCAGGAAATCGAATGGCTATGCTTGGGGGACATTATAGTTCCGTCGACTGCTGTGTCTTTCAGCCTAATTTTCAG GAACTTTATAGTGGTGGGAGAGACGGCAATATCCTTGCCTGGGTACCATCTCTGAGAGAGCCAGAGCCTGATGATACTTCTCAAGAG ttgCGGCCTCAGAAGCGCCTGAATCCTGCTTTTGAAGACGCATGGAGTAGCAGCGATGATGATGGATGA
- the ERCC8 gene encoding DNA excision repair protein ERCC-8 isoform X2, translating to MLSGGTDGVIVLYDLENLSRKPCYTCKAVCSVGRSHPNVHKFSVETVQWYPHDTGMFTSSSFDKTLKIWDTNTLQPADVFHFEGTVYSHHMSPVATKHCLIAVGTKSPKVQLCDLKSGSCSHILQGHKQEILAVSWSPRYEYILATASADSRVKLWDVRRASACLITLDQHNGEKSKASSEAENTAHNGRVNGLCFTNDGLHLLTFGTDDRMRLWNSSSGENTLVNYGKVCNESRKGLKFTVSHGCSPEFAFVPYSSTIAIYTIYSGNRMAMLGGHYSSVDCCVFQPNFQELYSGGRDGNILAWVPSLREPEPDDTSQELRPQKRLNPAFEDAWSSSDDDG from the exons ATGCTTTCAGGCGGCACTGATGGCGTTATTGTATTGTATGATCTTGAAAACCTTAGCCGAAAACCATGCTATACCTGCAAAGCTGTTTGTTCTGTGGGAAG AAGTCATCCTAATGTTCATAAATTCAGTGTAGAGACAGTTCAGTGGTACCCTCATGATACTGGCATGTTTACATCAAGTTCATTTGATAAAACCCTGAAAATATGGGACACAAACACCTTACAA CCAGCAGATGTGTTTCATTTTGAGGGAACAGTGTACAGTCATCATATGTCTCCAGTTGCTACCAAGCATTGCTTAATCGCAG TTGGTACCAAAAGCCCCAAGGTACAGCTTTGTGACTTGAAGTCTGGATCATGTTCTCACATTCTGCAGG GTCACAAACAAGAAATTCTAGCAGTATCTTGGTCACCGCGTTATGAATATATTTTAGCAACTGCAAG TGCTGACAGTAGAGTGAAACTCTGGGATGTAAGGAGAGCATCTGCTTGTCTGATTACTCTTGATCAACATAATGGTGAAAAGTCAAAAGCATCTTCTGAAGCAG AAAATACTGCCCATAATGGAAGAGTTAATGGCTTGTGCTTCACAAATGATGGACTTCACCTTTTAACATTTGGTACAGATGACCGCATGAGACTCTGGAACAGTTCCAGTGGAGAGAACACATTA GTGAATTACGGGAAGGTGTGCAATGAAAGTAGAAAAGGACTCAAATTTACAGTCTCGCATGGCTGTAGTCCGGAATTTGCATTTGTGCCATACAGTAGCACTATTGCTATTTATACAATTTACTCAGGAAATCGAATGGCTATGCTTGGGGGACATTATAGTTCCGTCGACTGCTGTGTCTTTCAGCCTAATTTTCAG GAACTTTATAGTGGTGGGAGAGACGGCAATATCCTTGCCTGGGTACCATCTCTGAGAGAGCCAGAGCCTGATGATACTTCTCAAGAG ttgCGGCCTCAGAAGCGCCTGAATCCTGCTTTTGAAGACGCATGGAGTAGCAGCGATGATGATGGATGA
- the ERCC8 gene encoding DNA excision repair protein ERCC-8 isoform X5: MALLYCMILKTLAENHAIPAKLFVLWEVGTKSPKVQLCDLKSGSCSHILQGHKQEILAVSWSPRYEYILATASADSRVKLWDVRRASACLITLDQHNGEKSKASSEAENTAHNGRVNGLCFTNDGLHLLTFGTDDRMRLWNSSSGENTLVNYGKVCNESRKGLKFTVSHGCSPEFAFVPYSSTIAIYTIYSGNRMAMLGGHYSSVDCCVFQPNFQELYSGGRDGNILAWVPSLREPEPDDTSQELRPQKRLNPAFEDAWSSSDDDG, translated from the exons ATGGCGTTATTGTATTGTATGATCTTGAAAACCTTAGCCGAAAACCATGCTATACCTGCAAAGCTGTTTGTTCTGTGGGAAG TTGGTACCAAAAGCCCCAAGGTACAGCTTTGTGACTTGAAGTCTGGATCATGTTCTCACATTCTGCAGG GTCACAAACAAGAAATTCTAGCAGTATCTTGGTCACCGCGTTATGAATATATTTTAGCAACTGCAAG TGCTGACAGTAGAGTGAAACTCTGGGATGTAAGGAGAGCATCTGCTTGTCTGATTACTCTTGATCAACATAATGGTGAAAAGTCAAAAGCATCTTCTGAAGCAG AAAATACTGCCCATAATGGAAGAGTTAATGGCTTGTGCTTCACAAATGATGGACTTCACCTTTTAACATTTGGTACAGATGACCGCATGAGACTCTGGAACAGTTCCAGTGGAGAGAACACATTA GTGAATTACGGGAAGGTGTGCAATGAAAGTAGAAAAGGACTCAAATTTACAGTCTCGCATGGCTGTAGTCCGGAATTTGCATTTGTGCCATACAGTAGCACTATTGCTATTTATACAATTTACTCAGGAAATCGAATGGCTATGCTTGGGGGACATTATAGTTCCGTCGACTGCTGTGTCTTTCAGCCTAATTTTCAG GAACTTTATAGTGGTGGGAGAGACGGCAATATCCTTGCCTGGGTACCATCTCTGAGAGAGCCAGAGCCTGATGATACTTCTCAAGAG ttgCGGCCTCAGAAGCGCCTGAATCCTGCTTTTGAAGACGCATGGAGTAGCAGCGATGATGATGGATGA
- the ERCC8 gene encoding DNA excision repair protein ERCC-8 isoform X4 — protein MFTSSSFDKTLKIWDTNTLQPADVFHFEGTVYSHHMSPVATKHCLIAVGTKSPKVQLCDLKSGSCSHILQGHKQEILAVSWSPRYEYILATASADSRVKLWDVRRASACLITLDQHNGEKSKASSEAENTAHNGRVNGLCFTNDGLHLLTFGTDDRMRLWNSSSGENTLVNYGKVCNESRKGLKFTVSHGCSPEFAFVPYSSTIAIYTIYSGNRMAMLGGHYSSVDCCVFQPNFQELYSGGRDGNILAWVPSLREPEPDDTSQELRPQKRLNPAFEDAWSSSDDDG, from the exons ATGTTTACATCAAGTTCATTTGATAAAACCCTGAAAATATGGGACACAAACACCTTACAA CCAGCAGATGTGTTTCATTTTGAGGGAACAGTGTACAGTCATCATATGTCTCCAGTTGCTACCAAGCATTGCTTAATCGCAG TTGGTACCAAAAGCCCCAAGGTACAGCTTTGTGACTTGAAGTCTGGATCATGTTCTCACATTCTGCAGG GTCACAAACAAGAAATTCTAGCAGTATCTTGGTCACCGCGTTATGAATATATTTTAGCAACTGCAAG TGCTGACAGTAGAGTGAAACTCTGGGATGTAAGGAGAGCATCTGCTTGTCTGATTACTCTTGATCAACATAATGGTGAAAAGTCAAAAGCATCTTCTGAAGCAG AAAATACTGCCCATAATGGAAGAGTTAATGGCTTGTGCTTCACAAATGATGGACTTCACCTTTTAACATTTGGTACAGATGACCGCATGAGACTCTGGAACAGTTCCAGTGGAGAGAACACATTA GTGAATTACGGGAAGGTGTGCAATGAAAGTAGAAAAGGACTCAAATTTACAGTCTCGCATGGCTGTAGTCCGGAATTTGCATTTGTGCCATACAGTAGCACTATTGCTATTTATACAATTTACTCAGGAAATCGAATGGCTATGCTTGGGGGACATTATAGTTCCGTCGACTGCTGTGTCTTTCAGCCTAATTTTCAG GAACTTTATAGTGGTGGGAGAGACGGCAATATCCTTGCCTGGGTACCATCTCTGAGAGAGCCAGAGCCTGATGATACTTCTCAAGAG ttgCGGCCTCAGAAGCGCCTGAATCCTGCTTTTGAAGACGCATGGAGTAGCAGCGATGATGATGGATGA